In Luteitalea sp. TBR-22, one genomic interval encodes:
- a CDS encoding IS3 family transposase (programmed frameshift) — protein sequence MAPETPPRRTRRSFDDDFKAQAVRLVLDEGKSVGAAARDLDLTESALRQWVERARADRTGGRTGLTTAERDELAKLRKENRELRVERDILKKAGGLLREAPGVRFAWIATEKATHPLRVLCRVLRVTPSGFYAWQRRPLSAHARRDGELDVRIRALFTKARQRYGSPRIHDDLREAGVPVSRKRVARLMRQAGLRARQRKRYRSTTMSEHDQPIAPNHLAQAFEAHAPNQRWVGDTTEFAIGTSGKLYLAAILDLYSRFVVGWAVSAVNDRHLTIKALDQALRRRGPAPGLLHHSDQGCTYASADYQRVLEARGLVCSMSRRGNCYDNAVAESFFSTVKSELADRFDSFGEAKMELFDYIEVFYNQQRRHSTIGRISPAAFERRFSAQAA from the exons ATGGCCCCCGAGACCCCGCCGCGCCGGACCCGGCGCAGCTTCGATGACGACTTCAAAGCCCAGGCCGTCCGCCTGGTGCTCGACGAGGGCAAGAGCGTGGGCGCCGCGGCCCGCGACCTCGACCTGACCGAGTCGGCCCTCCGCCAGTGGGTCGAGCGCGCCCGCGCCGACCGCACCGGCGGCCGCACGGGGCTGACCACCGCCGAGCGCGACGAGCTGGCCAAGCTGCGCAAGGAGAATCGCGAGTTGCGGGTGGAGCGCGACATCCTAAAAAAAGCCG GCGGCCTTCTTCGCGAAGCACCAGGCGTGAGGTTCGCCTGGATCGCCACGGAGAAGGCCACGCACCCGCTGCGGGTGCTCTGTCGGGTGCTGCGCGTCACCCCCAGCGGCTTCTATGCCTGGCAGCGGCGGCCCCTGTCGGCCCACGCGCGGCGGGACGGCGAGCTCGACGTGCGCATCCGCGCGCTGTTCACCAAAGCGCGCCAGCGCTACGGGAGCCCGCGCATCCACGACGATCTGCGCGAGGCCGGCGTGCCGGTCAGTCGCAAGCGCGTGGCGCGCCTGATGCGCCAGGCGGGGCTGCGGGCGCGCCAGCGCAAGCGGTACCGCTCGACGACGATGAGTGAGCACGACCAGCCGATCGCGCCCAATCACCTCGCGCAAGCGTTCGAGGCCCATGCGCCTAATCAGCGCTGGGTGGGCGACACGACCGAGTTCGCCATCGGGACCAGCGGCAAGCTCTATCTCGCCGCGATCCTCGACCTCTACTCGCGGTTCGTCGTGGGCTGGGCGGTCAGTGCCGTCAATGACCGGCATCTGACGATCAAGGCGCTCGATCAGGCGCTGCGTCGCCGCGGGCCGGCGCCTGGGCTCTTGCACCACTCCGATCAGGGCTGCACGTACGCCAGCGCCGACTACCAGCGGGTGCTCGAGGCCCGTGGCCTCGTCTGCAGCATGAGTCGGCGCGGTAACTGTTACGACAACGCGGTGGCGGAGAGCTTCTTCTCCACCGTGAAGAGTGAGCTCGCCGATCGCTTCGACAGCTTCGGTGAGGCCAAGATGGAGTTGTTCGACTACATAGAAGTGTTCTACAACCAGCAACGTCGGCACTCGACGATCGGGCGGATCAGTCCGGCCGCGTTCGAGCGCCGGTTCTCCGCTCAGGCGGCGTAG
- a CDS encoding AbrB/MazE/SpoVT family DNA-binding domain-containing protein, producing MTKELTLRQAGGSVSATLPKDMADRLHLEAGDRVLAIETDRGILLTPYDPEAERALKVAARAAKTYRNALRELAK from the coding sequence GTGACCAAAGAGCTGACCTTGCGACAAGCCGGCGGCTCGGTCAGTGCCACCCTGCCCAAGGACATGGCCGACCGGCTCCATCTGGAGGCGGGCGACCGCGTCTTGGCGATCGAGACCGACCGGGGCATTCTGTTGACGCCCTACGACCCCGAAGCCGAGCGAGCCCTGAAGGTGGCGGCAAGAGCGGCCAAAACCTACCGCAACGCCCTGCGGGAACTCGCCAAATAG
- a CDS encoding type II toxin-antitoxin system death-on-curing family toxin: MGPRREPTWLSRLVVDAIHADQLREHGGLPGVRDDNALESALARPRQVWHYRPATDVPALAAAYAFGLVKNHPYRDGNKRIGFLTMVTFLGVNGCAFEATDEDVVVQFVSLAAGHVSEDALASWIRQRSTTASR, encoded by the coding sequence ATGGGGCCGCGCCGCGAGCCGACTTGGCTGTCGCGCCTCGTCGTGGACGCCATTCACGCCGACCAGCTTCGCGAGCACGGCGGCTTGCCGGGCGTGCGGGATGACAACGCGCTGGAATCGGCGCTTGCCCGACCACGACAAGTTTGGCACTACCGCCCGGCGACCGACGTGCCGGCGCTCGCCGCTGCCTATGCGTTCGGGCTCGTGAAGAACCATCCGTATCGCGACGGCAACAAGCGAATCGGATTCCTCACCATGGTCACGTTCCTGGGCGTCAACGGCTGCGCATTCGAAGCCACCGATGAGGACGTGGTCGTGCAGTTTGTTTCGCTCGCGGCGGGCCACGTCTCCGAAGACGCACTCGCAAGTTGGATTCGACAACGCTCGACGACGGCGTCCCGCTAG
- a CDS encoding DUF695 domain-containing protein: MRWPFSKSDRKLEIPPIETQQWTVAQANDGGQPLLVRINESVRRLAGHPGLPIKLGFAIPLNQPREGGLPDAHENEQLGAIEDLLVARVLRSGPGVFALALTNGVMKEYVFYVASGLDIAALHAEVQQRVSSHEVQCMAIEDPTWESYRDFSP; the protein is encoded by the coding sequence ATGCGCTGGCCATTTTCAAAAAGCGACCGGAAGCTGGAGATCCCTCCGATCGAAACGCAGCAATGGACGGTCGCGCAAGCAAACGACGGAGGCCAGCCTCTACTCGTGCGCATCAACGAGAGCGTGCGGCGGCTTGCAGGACATCCAGGGCTTCCGATCAAGCTGGGCTTCGCGATACCGCTCAATCAACCTCGCGAAGGCGGGCTCCCTGATGCTCACGAGAATGAGCAGCTCGGTGCCATCGAAGACCTCCTCGTGGCGCGGGTCTTGCGATCTGGCCCGGGTGTGTTCGCGCTCGCCCTCACCAACGGGGTGATGAAGGAATACGTCTTCTACGTCGCGAGCGGGCTGGATATAGCAGCCCTACACGCGGAGGTGCAGCAGCGAGTATCAAGCCATGAGGTCCAGTGCATGGCTATCGAAGACCCGACATGGGAGTCCTATCGCGACTTTTCACCGTAG